One genomic segment of Thermoplasmata archaeon includes these proteins:
- a CDS encoding antitoxin VapB family protein, which translates to MAVKTVTLSEDAYTALASLKREGESFSDVVRRLTRGSRSLLEFAGDWKDYPAEKMAAYASFLEAGDRLSKTELRKQLGRRKRSERRASRRRSSSICSGRPRERNG; encoded by the coding sequence ATGGCGGTCAAGACCGTTACGTTGTCCGAGGACGCCTACACCGCGCTCGCCTCTCTGAAAAGGGAAGGGGAGAGCTTCAGCGACGTCGTCCGCCGGTTGACCCGCGGGAGTCGCTCCCTCCTCGAATTTGCCGGAGACTGGAAAGATTACCCCGCGGAGAAGATGGCCGCATACGCCTCGTTCCTCGAAGCCGGGGATCGCCTGTCGAAGACCGAACTCCGGAAGCAACTCGGCCGCCGAAAGCGATCCGAGCGGCGAGCCTCGAGACGACGTTCCTCATCGATCTGCTCCGGGAGGCCCCGCGAGAGGAACGGCTAA